One Neoarius graeffei isolate fNeoGra1 chromosome 16, fNeoGra1.pri, whole genome shotgun sequence DNA segment encodes these proteins:
- the psmb4 gene encoding proteasome subunit beta type-4 produces the protein MEASGLKLNFWENGPTPGQFYSFPGTGNSSVPGCGPIRHTLNPMVTGTSVLGVKFTGGVIIAADMLGSYGSLARFRNISRLMKVNDNTILGASGDYADYQYLKQVIEQMVIDEELLGDGHSYSPKAIHSWLTRVMYNRRSRMNPLWNTVVIGGFYNGESFLGYVDKLGVAYEAPAVATGFGAYLAQPLMREVLENKVEISKEEARALIERCLKVLYYRDARSYNRHEIAIVTEGGVEILGPLSSETNWEIAHMVSGFE, from the exons ATGGAGGCGAGTGGACTGAAGTTAAATTTCTGGGAGAATGGACCAACACCTGGGCAATTTTATTCATTTCCAGGTACCGGTAATAGTTCGGTTCCTGGATGTGGACCCATACGACACACACT TAATCCCATGGTGACAGGGACATCGGTGCTTGGGGTGAAGTTTACAGGGGGTGTCATCATTGCTGCTGACATGCTTGGCTCTTATGGCTCACTGGCCCGTTTCCGCAACATCTCTCGCCTCATGAAAGTCAATGACAACACAATCCTTGGAGCTTCAGGGGACTACGCAGATTACCAGTACCTCAAACAAGTCATTGAACAGATGGT GATTGATGAGGAACTTCTTGGAGATGGTCACAGCTACAGTCCCAAAGCCATCCACTCCTGGCTTACTCGGGTCATGTACAATCGCCGCAGCAGAATGAACCCACTTTGGAACACAGTCGTTATTGGTGGATTTTACAATGGAGAAAG CTTCCTGGGCTATGTAGACAAGCTAGGTGTTGCATATGAGGCTCCAGCAGTAGCCACAGGATTTGGTGCATATTTGGCTCAG CCCTTGATGAGAGAGGTGCTTGAGAACAAAGTAGAAATTTCCAAGGAAGAGGCACGAGCACTGATAGAGCGATGTCTCAAAGTGCTGTATTACCGAGATGCTCGTTCTTACAACAGA CATGAGATTGCCATTGTAACTGAAGGAGGAGTTGAGATTCTTGGACCACTGTCATCAGAAACGAACTGGGAAATTGCCCATATGGTCAG